Proteins from a single region of Azospira inquinata:
- a CDS encoding ABC transporter ATP-binding protein, whose translation MRAPIPASSGLQAYRLHYAWRGTPVLRGVNLALAPGEVVSLLGANGAGKSTLLRLLLSLLSPLSGLVTLGDRPLASFRRRELARHIAYVPQVHVTPFPYRVEEVVLMGRLPANGLLGSTSGPEDRERAARVLERLGILALKDRAYTEISGGERQLTLIARALIQEAPILVLDEPVNGLDYGHQMSLLDHLQSLAAEGYAILKTTHHPEHALLASTRVVLLEEGRIAADGRPNEVVTPASIRRLYGVQVAVFHSPLGHTAFYPLSSESAPD comes from the coding sequence ATGAGGGCCCCCATCCCGGCCAGCTCCGGGCTACAGGCCTACCGGCTCCACTATGCCTGGCGGGGCACTCCGGTATTGCGGGGGGTGAATCTGGCCCTAGCTCCCGGGGAAGTGGTCTCCCTCCTGGGGGCCAACGGGGCGGGCAAGAGCACCTTGCTACGCCTGCTCCTGAGCCTGCTGTCCCCGTTGTCCGGCCTGGTCACCCTGGGAGATCGGCCCCTGGCCAGTTTTCGGCGCCGGGAACTGGCCAGGCACATCGCCTATGTGCCCCAGGTCCACGTCACCCCCTTTCCCTATCGGGTAGAGGAGGTGGTGCTCATGGGCCGCCTGCCCGCCAACGGGCTCCTGGGCAGCACCTCCGGCCCGGAGGATCGGGAACGGGCGGCCCGGGTGCTGGAACGGCTGGGCATCCTGGCCCTCAAGGACCGGGCCTATACGGAAATTTCCGGGGGGGAGCGCCAGCTCACCCTGATCGCCCGGGCCCTGATCCAGGAAGCCCCCATCCTGGTCCTGGATGAGCCGGTAAACGGCCTGGATTACGGCCACCAGATGAGCCTGCTGGACCATCTGCAAAGCCTGGCGGCGGAAGGCTACGCCATCCTCAAAACCACCCACCATCCGGAACACGCCCTCCTGGCTTCCACCCGGGTGGTGTTGCTGGAAGAGGGGCGCATCGCCGCCGACGGGCGTCCCAACGAAGTGGTCACCCCGGCCAGCATTCGCCGCCTTTACGGCGTCCAGGTAGCCGTCTTCCATTCCCCCCTGGGCCATACCGCTTTCTATCCCCTTTCCTCCGAATCTGCCCCGGACTAA
- a CDS encoding nucleotide pyrophosphohydrolase, whose translation MTISDIQDLTQRLRRFRDERDWAQFHTLRHLIVSLNLEAGELLELTQWKSDAEVAALPLDPTSREALADECADVLLYLLLVADKASLDLKQAALAKLEKNAKKYPVALCKGSRAKYTELKGK comes from the coding sequence ATGACCATATCAGATATCCAGGACCTCACCCAAAGGCTGCGCCGCTTCCGGGACGAACGGGACTGGGCCCAATTCCACACCCTGCGCCACCTGATCGTGTCCTTGAACCTGGAAGCGGGGGAGCTTTTAGAACTCACCCAATGGAAAAGCGACGCCGAAGTGGCGGCCCTGCCCCTGGACCCCACCAGCCGGGAAGCCCTGGCCGACGAATGCGCCGATGTATTGCTTTATTTGCTGCTGGTGGCGGACAAAGCCAGCCTGGATTTAAAGCAGGCGGCTTTGGCCAAATTGGAGAAAAACGCCAAGAAATACCCGGTGGCGTTGTGCAAGGGGAGCCGGGCCAAGTATACGGAGTTGAAGGGGAAGTAA
- a CDS encoding LLM class flavin-dependent oxidoreductase, with protein sequence MTAPAMQFGLFANFENPAQNAWSPARALAESVENVRHAETLGYSEAWITEHHFNPFSVSAAIFPLLAHLAGVTRSIRLGSAAVLLPMHNLVQVAEEAATVDSLSNGRLLLGVAKGGPFPAQFQNFHVPQEESRARTLEALPLLERLLTETGVSHQSGGWNLDQVTIYPRPTQKAIPLWLASVSEESITLAARRGYGLMGPAPAPLEKLQGILAQYRQALATAGTEPRPYVLSRFFFCHPDRQTAIREAVPFVKDFARNMGAVLKQAQAAGGPGAPTPFGVGADALLEERILANSIIGDVAECQDRVQALVEALGPHHLILKPASADPEANRRALTLFAEKVRSQFTV encoded by the coding sequence ATGACCGCTCCCGCCATGCAATTCGGCCTTTTCGCCAATTTTGAAAACCCCGCCCAAAACGCCTGGTCCCCCGCCCGGGCCCTGGCGGAAAGCGTGGAAAACGTGCGCCACGCCGAAACCCTGGGTTACAGCGAGGCCTGGATTACGGAACACCACTTCAATCCCTTCAGCGTCAGCGCCGCTATCTTTCCCCTCCTGGCCCATCTGGCCGGAGTCACCCGCAGCATTCGCCTGGGTTCCGCCGCCGTACTCCTGCCCATGCACAATCTGGTACAGGTGGCGGAAGAGGCTGCCACGGTGGACTCCCTCTCCAACGGCCGCCTGCTGCTGGGGGTGGCCAAGGGGGGCCCCTTTCCCGCCCAGTTCCAGAATTTTCATGTACCCCAGGAAGAAAGCCGGGCCCGCACCCTGGAAGCACTGCCCCTCCTGGAGCGGCTGCTCACCGAAACCGGGGTCAGTCACCAGTCAGGGGGCTGGAACCTGGACCAGGTCACCATTTATCCCCGCCCCACCCAGAAAGCTATTCCCCTATGGCTGGCCAGTGTCAGCGAAGAAAGCATCACCCTGGCCGCCCGCCGGGGCTACGGCCTCATGGGCCCGGCCCCCGCCCCCCTGGAAAAGCTCCAGGGCATTCTGGCCCAGTACCGGCAGGCCCTGGCCACGGCAGGCACCGAGCCCCGACCCTATGTGCTGTCCCGCTTCTTTTTCTGTCACCCGGACCGGCAGACCGCCATCCGGGAGGCGGTGCCCTTCGTCAAGGATTTCGCCCGCAACATGGGGGCGGTGCTCAAGCAGGCCCAGGCAGCGGGCGGCCCGGGGGCACCCACCCCTTTCGGCGTGGGTGCCGACGCCCTGCTGGAAGAGCGCATTCTGGCCAATTCCATCATCGGTGACGTGGCGGAATGCCAGGACCGGGTCCAGGCCCTGGTGGAAGCCCTGGGGCCCCACCACCTGATCCTGAAGCCCGCCTCCGCCGATCCGGAAGCCAACCGCCGGGCCCTCACCCTATTCGCGGAAAAAGTCCGGTCCCAGTTCACCGTCTGA
- a CDS encoding FecCD family ABC transporter permease: MRPRPALPFLILLPLLALSMAGALTLGRYPLAPGELGHYLLAVLHLAPMDPERYGLLTNLIVNIRLPRILAAVLVGASLASSGAAFQAVFRNPLVSPGLLGVLAGAAFGAALGIVFSGQWWVAQVLSFLCGLLAVGVGLGVAHLFGRASLVMLVLGGVISSALFSSLLSLVKYLADPYNQLPTIVYWLMGSLAMADLRQVAWLAPPMVLAMGLLLLCGRALDALSMGDDEALALGVPVTAIRATVIFAATLISALTVSLAGIIGWVGLIIPHIARLMVGPGNARLLPVSTVLGAIFLLAADALSRSLNTTEIPIGIVTELLGIPCFLLVLHRVRRGWA; the protein is encoded by the coding sequence ATGCGCCCCCGCCCCGCCCTTCCCTTTCTCATCCTCCTGCCCCTCCTGGCCCTGAGCATGGCCGGGGCCCTGACCCTGGGCCGTTATCCCCTGGCCCCGGGGGAGCTGGGCCATTACCTGCTGGCCGTGCTCCATCTGGCCCCCATGGACCCGGAGCGCTACGGGCTACTGACCAACCTGATCGTGAACATCCGCCTGCCCCGGATTCTGGCGGCGGTGCTGGTGGGCGCCTCCCTGGCTTCCTCCGGCGCCGCCTTCCAGGCCGTCTTCCGCAATCCCCTGGTATCCCCCGGGCTACTGGGGGTCCTGGCCGGGGCGGCCTTCGGCGCCGCCCTGGGCATCGTCTTTTCCGGCCAGTGGTGGGTGGCCCAGGTGCTGTCTTTCCTCTGCGGGCTCCTGGCCGTGGGGGTGGGCCTGGGGGTGGCCCACCTGTTCGGCCGGGCTTCCCTGGTCATGCTGGTGCTGGGAGGGGTCATCAGCAGCGCCCTGTTTTCCTCCCTCCTGTCCCTGGTCAAGTATCTGGCCGATCCCTATAACCAGCTGCCCACCATCGTCTATTGGCTGATGGGCAGCCTGGCCATGGCCGACCTCCGCCAGGTGGCCTGGCTGGCCCCTCCCATGGTCCTGGCCATGGGCCTCCTGCTCCTCTGCGGGCGGGCCCTGGATGCCCTGTCCATGGGGGACGACGAAGCCCTGGCCCTGGGCGTGCCGGTGACGGCCATCCGGGCCACGGTCATTTTCGCCGCCACCCTGATCTCCGCCCTCACCGTCTCCCTGGCGGGCATCATCGGCTGGGTGGGGCTCATCATTCCCCACATCGCCCGGCTCATGGTGGGGCCCGGAAACGCCCGGCTGCTGCCGGTGAGCACCGTACTGGGAGCCATCTTCCTGCTGGCCGCCGATGCCCTGTCCCGCAGCCTGAACACCACGGAAATCCCCATCGGCATCGTCACCGAACTCCTGGGCATTCCCTGTTTTCTCCTGGTGCTGCACCGGGTCCGGCGGGGCTGGGCATGA
- a CDS encoding MerR family transcriptional regulator — MPPPSVPPGSLTLGQLARRSGLARASLLHYEALSLLLPACRSPAGYRLYGSREVARLDAIRDFREAGLSLKEIAALLQGQLPAQGPAALLEARLIALRGDIQHLRHQQRQLARLLAQPELRSGRLAQGTAPWVALLGEAGFSPADMDQWHRDFERTAPAAHQAFLAALGLSPEDIQSLREKSREPQGD; from the coding sequence ATGCCACCCCCTTCCGTCCCCCCCGGCTCCCTGACCCTGGGGCAACTGGCCCGCAGATCCGGCCTGGCCCGGGCATCCCTGCTCCATTACGAAGCCCTGAGCCTGCTCCTGCCAGCCTGTCGCAGCCCGGCCGGATACCGGCTCTACGGTTCCCGGGAAGTCGCCCGCCTGGATGCCATTCGGGATTTTCGGGAAGCGGGTCTGTCCCTCAAGGAAATCGCCGCCCTGCTCCAGGGCCAACTCCCCGCCCAAGGCCCGGCGGCCCTGCTGGAAGCCCGCCTTATCGCCCTGCGGGGCGACATCCAACACCTGCGCCATCAGCAACGCCAACTGGCCCGCCTCCTAGCCCAGCCGGAACTGCGCAGCGGCCGTCTGGCCCAGGGCACCGCCCCCTGGGTCGCCCTGCTGGGGGAAGCGGGCTTCAGCCCGGCGGACATGGACCAATGGCATCGGGACTTTGAACGGACCGCCCCCGCCGCCCACCAGGCCTTTCTGGCCGCCCTGGGTTTAAGTCCGGAGGACATTCAAAGCCTGCGGGAAAAATCCCGGGAACCCCAAGGGGACTAG
- a CDS encoding LysR family transcriptional regulator produces the protein MPSLKQIRYFLAVADQGGFTQAAAALFVAQPALSRLVAQLEGELGFPLLERLPRGVRLTPAGAVYRERIRPIQDMLAMAAEEGGQLARGEGGVLRLLHSSSTPATSLLPAMERFLATSPQARIELDRMASESQLGEVGEGKADMGLIRLPVLGQDPRVKLVELPRERLWCALPAGHRFAGRKDLPLADLALEPFVSAVHRERGGLARRVTDLCLSQGFVPKLAKVISRKTSMLNLVAAGYGVAIVPEAMKTLAPPGVAYVPLRDGEGHTTSALVLPQSPTPLAQKFAALVLNPPPVP, from the coding sequence ATGCCTAGTCTCAAGCAAATTCGCTATTTCCTCGCCGTGGCTGACCAGGGGGGCTTTACCCAAGCGGCCGCCGCCCTGTTTGTGGCCCAACCCGCGTTGAGCCGTCTGGTGGCCCAGCTGGAAGGGGAGCTGGGCTTTCCCCTTTTGGAACGTTTGCCCCGGGGGGTTCGCCTGACCCCGGCGGGTGCGGTGTACCGGGAAAGGATTCGCCCAATCCAGGACATGCTGGCCATGGCGGCAGAAGAAGGGGGACAGTTGGCCCGGGGAGAAGGGGGCGTGCTGCGCCTGCTCCACTCCAGCTCCACCCCCGCCACCAGCCTCCTGCCCGCCATGGAGCGCTTTCTGGCCACATCGCCCCAGGCCCGCATTGAACTGGACCGCATGGCTTCAGAAAGCCAGTTGGGAGAAGTGGGAGAGGGAAAAGCGGATATGGGCCTCATCCGCCTCCCCGTACTGGGCCAGGATCCCCGGGTCAAACTAGTGGAATTGCCCCGGGAGCGGCTGTGGTGTGCCCTGCCCGCCGGGCACCGGTTTGCCGGGCGAAAAGACCTGCCCCTCGCCGATCTGGCCCTGGAGCCCTTTGTCTCGGCGGTCCATCGGGAACGGGGCGGCCTGGCCCGGCGCGTCACCGACCTGTGTCTGAGCCAGGGCTTTGTGCCCAAGCTGGCCAAAGTCATTTCCCGCAAGACCTCCATGCTCAACCTGGTTGCGGCAGGCTACGGGGTGGCGATAGTCCCGGAGGCGATGAAAACCCTGGCCCCTCCCGGGGTGGCCTATGTGCCCCTGAGGGATGGGGAGGGCCATACGACCAGCGCCCTGGTTCTCCCCCAGTCCCCTACCCCTTTGGCCCAGAAATTCGCCGCCCTGGTCTTGAATCCCCCGCCTGTGCCATGA
- a CDS encoding TonB-dependent receptor — translation MYPPRPPQRLRPLCRLIGTWLMGGGATLAALPAPAVELPTVEVVGEKFPGESLVSSASDGETVYRLNRTGMDLYGSLGGTNPYAVIDNLPGVNAQSPDPYDMANVPGGNKGLRIRGEASGHGSIGTVDGLPLSGINPGPGYQWMFDEENIGAVTLSQGPIAPDRFAFFTTGGAMDSEIRGPLATSHVEASQAFGSNNFTRSFVRGDTGQLGDGSALFLSASRTSADKWRGPGQSPSYRDNVEAGWSRPLGDKGFMKLTYVYNDMKGDNYRPLTYNQAKDLNQWRSYDYSSTSSNVASQAVNYYQYNRQEFTNWAFMGEFSYALSDKTQLSVKPYYLNEKGQYFDGMANGKVRNWLIDHEWYGFTAEVATKLADTGLKLGYWFESSDPPGPPTAWKMYNPTASGGLGTASWAILADTTQRHLFNSVYALADHQFGQLKVEAGARYVQETLPAINEYNTTGIGNVSYSTALSQSKGIIANRSVSSFDIGEFLPFLALTYPLHHNLDMKASLGRTYGAPAFDVWPVFQQNSATFLAKGLTADKLWRKLKAETGDALDLGLNWHTDKGYVAPTVFYSRNHDKNVTYDPGVGVAYAQNVGDTRTTGAQVASGWSPRPDLDLFASTTYTHTVFLKGLPLLNGNTLDVVGKQLPDTPRWQASLGGTWKTPMASGQFSLSPVVRYVGSRYGDTQGTQKVDGYFTADLSVGYQQKLGLGKLNASLSVQNLFDKQYIGFINTSYYQATSGTNAYYYPGAPRTVMAKVGYDF, via the coding sequence ATGTACCCACCACGCCCGCCCCAACGCCTCCGCCCCCTCTGCCGCCTGATCGGCACCTGGTTGATGGGCGGTGGCGCCACCCTGGCCGCCCTGCCCGCACCGGCCGTGGAACTCCCCACCGTGGAAGTGGTGGGGGAAAAATTCCCCGGGGAATCCCTGGTGAGCAGCGCCAGCGACGGGGAAACGGTCTATCGCCTGAACCGGACCGGGATGGACCTCTACGGTAGCCTGGGGGGCACCAATCCCTATGCTGTCATCGACAATCTGCCCGGGGTCAATGCCCAGTCCCCGGACCCCTACGACATGGCCAATGTGCCCGGGGGCAACAAGGGCCTGCGCATCCGGGGGGAGGCCAGCGGCCACGGCAGCATCGGCACGGTGGATGGGCTGCCCCTCTCCGGCATCAATCCGGGACCGGGCTACCAATGGATGTTTGATGAAGAAAACATCGGGGCCGTCACCCTGAGCCAGGGGCCCATCGCCCCGGACCGGTTTGCCTTTTTCACCACCGGCGGCGCCATGGATAGCGAAATTCGCGGTCCTTTAGCTACCTCCCACGTGGAAGCCAGCCAAGCCTTTGGCAGTAACAATTTCACCCGTAGCTTCGTACGCGGGGACACGGGGCAACTGGGTGACGGCTCCGCCCTCTTTCTCTCCGCCTCCCGCACTTCCGCCGACAAATGGCGGGGCCCGGGCCAATCCCCCTCTTACCGGGACAATGTGGAGGCGGGCTGGAGCCGTCCCCTGGGAGACAAGGGTTTTATGAAGCTCACCTATGTCTATAACGACATGAAGGGCGACAACTACCGGCCCCTCACCTACAACCAGGCCAAGGACCTGAACCAGTGGCGCAGCTACGACTACAGCTCCACTTCCAGCAACGTGGCCAGCCAGGCAGTGAATTACTACCAGTACAACCGGCAGGAATTCACCAACTGGGCCTTTATGGGGGAATTCTCCTACGCCCTCTCGGACAAGACCCAGCTGTCGGTGAAACCCTACTATCTGAACGAAAAGGGTCAGTACTTCGACGGCATGGCCAACGGCAAGGTGCGCAACTGGCTGATCGACCATGAGTGGTACGGCTTTACCGCGGAAGTGGCGACCAAGCTGGCGGATACGGGCCTGAAACTGGGCTACTGGTTTGAATCCTCCGATCCTCCCGGACCACCCACCGCCTGGAAGATGTACAACCCCACCGCCAGCGGCGGCCTGGGCACGGCCTCCTGGGCCATTCTGGCGGATACCACGCAACGCCACCTGTTCAACAGCGTCTATGCCCTGGCGGACCACCAGTTCGGCCAGCTCAAGGTGGAAGCTGGGGCCCGCTACGTGCAGGAAACCCTGCCCGCCATCAACGAATACAACACCACGGGCATCGGCAATGTGTCCTACAGCACCGCCCTGTCCCAGTCCAAGGGCATCATCGCCAACCGCAGCGTGAGCAGCTTCGATATCGGGGAATTTCTCCCCTTCCTGGCCCTCACCTATCCCCTGCACCACAATCTGGACATGAAGGCCAGCCTGGGCCGCACCTACGGGGCCCCGGCCTTCGACGTCTGGCCGGTGTTCCAGCAAAACAGCGCCACCTTCCTGGCCAAGGGACTCACCGCCGACAAGCTGTGGCGCAAACTCAAGGCGGAAACCGGGGACGCCCTGGATCTGGGCCTCAACTGGCACACGGACAAGGGCTACGTGGCCCCCACGGTGTTCTATTCTCGCAACCACGACAAAAACGTCACCTACGATCCGGGGGTGGGGGTGGCCTACGCCCAGAATGTGGGGGACACCCGGACTACCGGGGCCCAGGTGGCGTCCGGCTGGTCCCCCCGGCCCGACCTGGATCTTTTCGCTTCCACCACCTACACCCATACGGTGTTTCTCAAAGGCCTGCCCCTCCTGAACGGCAACACCCTGGACGTGGTGGGTAAGCAACTGCCCGACACCCCCCGCTGGCAGGCCAGCCTGGGGGGCACCTGGAAGACCCCCATGGCCAGCGGCCAGTTCAGCCTTTCCCCTGTGGTGCGCTATGTTGGCTCCCGCTACGGGGACACCCAGGGCACCCAGAAGGTGGATGGCTATTTCACCGCCGACCTCAGCGTGGGCTATCAGCAGAAACTGGGCCTGGGCAAGCTGAACGCCAGCCTGTCGGTACAGAACCTGTTCGACAAGCAATACATCGGCTTCATCAACACCAGCTACTACCAGGCCACGTCGGGCACCAACGCCTACTACTATCCGGGTGCCCCCCGGACCGTGATGGCCAAGGTGGGTTATGACTTTTAA
- a CDS encoding ABC transporter substrate-binding protein, producing MRLPTPKKASPLRQLLAVLGLAASLLGTTAQAREIVDMAGRKVVVPDHIQRVYGSAPPLTVLLHAVAPDMMLGTNLTVPPEGKRYLPPKLSRLPVLGGVYGMGQAVNPEELLALKPDIALAWKSPFVDQAMVEATFAKIHVPVVFVSLDTLADWPAALRFTGRLLHRQAKADAVADYVARAQARVTRAVANIPQKDRLRVYYAEGPDGLSTDCNSSFHTEAIALAGGDNVYHCRPKTHMGMESVSLEQVIAFDPQVILVQDRKALAAIRQDPRWAGIGAVRNGRVYAIPRWPHNWVDRPPSLMRALGIQWLAHLFYPQRYPLDLPRETRHFYRLVLGVELSDGDLEALFH from the coding sequence ATGAGACTCCCAACCCCAAAAAAAGCCTCTCCCTTGCGCCAGCTCCTGGCCGTCCTGGGCCTGGCCGCCAGCCTCCTGGGCACGACGGCCCAGGCCCGGGAAATCGTGGATATGGCGGGCCGCAAGGTGGTGGTGCCGGACCACATCCAGCGGGTCTATGGCTCCGCTCCGCCCCTCACCGTGCTGCTCCATGCGGTGGCTCCGGACATGATGCTGGGCACCAATCTCACCGTGCCCCCGGAAGGCAAGCGTTACCTGCCCCCCAAGCTCTCCAGGCTGCCCGTTCTGGGCGGGGTGTACGGCATGGGCCAGGCGGTGAATCCGGAGGAACTGCTGGCCCTCAAGCCGGACATTGCCCTGGCCTGGAAGAGCCCCTTTGTGGATCAGGCCATGGTGGAAGCCACCTTCGCAAAAATCCACGTGCCGGTGGTTTTCGTTTCCCTGGACACCCTGGCGGACTGGCCCGCCGCCCTGCGCTTTACCGGGCGGCTGTTGCACCGGCAGGCCAAGGCAGATGCCGTGGCCGACTACGTGGCTCGGGCCCAGGCCCGGGTCACCCGGGCCGTAGCCAATATTCCGCAAAAAGACCGGCTACGGGTCTATTACGCGGAAGGCCCGGACGGCTTATCCACGGACTGCAACAGTTCCTTCCACACGGAAGCCATTGCCCTGGCCGGAGGAGACAACGTCTATCACTGTCGCCCCAAAACCCATATGGGTATGGAGAGCGTCAGCCTGGAGCAGGTGATCGCCTTCGATCCCCAGGTGATCCTGGTCCAGGACCGAAAGGCCCTCGCCGCCATTCGCCAGGACCCACGCTGGGCGGGCATCGGGGCGGTGCGGAACGGGCGGGTCTATGCCATTCCCCGGTGGCCCCACAACTGGGTGGACCGGCCCCCTTCCCTGATGCGGGCCCTGGGCATCCAATGGCTGGCCCATCTGTTCTACCCCCAGCGCTATCCCCTGGACCTGCCCCGGGAAACCCGCCATTTCTACCGTCTGGTGCTGGGGGTGGAATTGAGTGACGGGGATCTGGAAGCCCTTTTCCACTGA
- a CDS encoding DUF2726 domain-containing protein, translating to MMILVVLLVAVLAFASGAKTKGEKGESQKGEGRYVPKGILTANEQEFFNRLKTALPFQVFPQVAMGALMEPVGDRKGKEFWSARGSIAQKIVDFVVVDDQFKVLALVELDDRTHSQTKDAKRDELTAQAGYRTLRYSSKAKPSMEQLRQDFGVAAPQASAA from the coding sequence ATGATGATTTTGGTGGTGTTACTGGTGGCTGTTCTGGCTTTTGCTTCTGGAGCGAAGACCAAGGGAGAGAAGGGCGAGAGTCAAAAAGGAGAGGGGCGATATGTCCCCAAAGGAATTCTGACCGCCAATGAACAGGAATTCTTCAACCGGCTGAAAACTGCCCTGCCGTTCCAAGTATTTCCCCAGGTGGCGATGGGAGCCCTGATGGAACCCGTGGGTGACCGGAAAGGCAAGGAGTTCTGGTCGGCCCGGGGCTCCATTGCTCAGAAAATCGTGGATTTTGTGGTGGTGGATGACCAATTCAAAGTGCTGGCCCTGGTGGAATTGGATGACCGCACCCATTCCCAAACCAAGGACGCCAAGCGGGATGAGCTGACGGCCCAGGCGGGTTACCGGACCCTGCGCTATTCCTCCAAGGCCAAGCCCTCCATGGAACAACTGCGCCAGGACTTTGGCGTGGCGGCGCCCCAGGCATCCGCCGCTTGA
- a CDS encoding sulfite exporter TauE/SafE family protein, whose product MHLLISFSSFTDHPWPLLFALGAVVLAYGVFTLVGFGSALMAGGPLAMVMPVARVIPTLALLDFGGAAVRGWRAHREVAWGEFFRLLPGMLAGQLLGVLVLVRLPARVMAVILGLFIVAQGLGGLAGRKGAGFLFPWPWAQGLLGGVLGGLFGSGGFIYAAYLERRLASRSAFRGTQALLIALSTAWRLVLCWGAGLVDRNLLLTAVALFPALALGVYAGHHLDLHLKREQLVGLLNGLLIASGAGLMLRYLG is encoded by the coding sequence ATGCACCTATTGATCTCTTTTTCCTCTTTTACGGACCATCCCTGGCCCTTGCTTTTTGCCCTGGGCGCGGTGGTATTGGCCTATGGGGTATTTACCCTGGTGGGCTTCGGTTCGGCCCTTATGGCTGGGGGCCCCTTGGCCATGGTGATGCCGGTGGCCCGGGTGATTCCGACCCTGGCGTTGCTGGACTTCGGAGGGGCTGCCGTCCGGGGATGGCGGGCCCATCGGGAAGTGGCCTGGGGCGAGTTTTTTCGCCTGTTACCCGGCATGCTGGCCGGGCAGCTGCTGGGTGTCCTGGTGCTGGTCAGATTGCCGGCCAGGGTCATGGCGGTGATTTTGGGGCTGTTCATTGTGGCCCAGGGTCTGGGAGGCCTGGCGGGAAGAAAAGGGGCGGGCTTCCTGTTTCCCTGGCCCTGGGCCCAGGGACTGTTGGGGGGCGTGCTTGGGGGACTGTTTGGCAGTGGTGGCTTTATTTACGCCGCCTACCTGGAGCGCCGCTTGGCCAGCCGCAGTGCCTTTCGGGGGACCCAGGCCCTGCTTATCGCCCTTTCCACCGCCTGGCGCCTCGTCCTGTGCTGGGGCGCCGGGTTGGTGGATAGGAATCTCCTCCTCACCGCCGTGGCCCTTTTCCCTGCCCTGGCCCTGGGGGTCTATGCCGGTCACCACCTGGATTTGCACCTGAAGCGGGAACAACTGGTGGGGCTCCTCAATGGGCTCCTGATCGCCAGCGGGGCGGGGCTGATGTTGCGTTATCTCGGGTGA
- a CDS encoding BON domain-containing protein, whose translation MKNALPMAALLAALGFSAVPFTASAQAQTADGATSDEALVSSVKTALAAHPEFKADGLKITSKNAEVTLSGLVEDGPTLYKIALEVQKVPGVKYVMNDMTPKHD comes from the coding sequence ATGAAGAACGCTCTTCCCATGGCCGCCCTGTTGGCTGCCCTTGGCTTTTCCGCCGTTCCCTTTACCGCTTCCGCCCAGGCCCAGACCGCTGATGGGGCCACCAGCGACGAAGCCCTGGTGTCTTCCGTGAAAACGGCCCTGGCGGCGCACCCGGAATTCAAGGCGGATGGCCTGAAAATCACCAGCAAAAACGCGGAAGTGACCCTCTCCGGTCTGGTGGAAGACGGTCCCACCCTCTACAAAATCGCCCTGGAAGTGCAGAAAGTGCCTGGGGTGAAATATGTCATGAACGACATGACCCCCAAGCACGACTGA